The Caminibacter pacificus genome includes a region encoding these proteins:
- a CDS encoding GDP-L-fucose synthase family protein produces the protein MDKNSKIYVAGGTGLVGSAIIRKLKEKGYKNIVSTYHNRKPIDNEVEWHKLDLTNQENVKDFFESVRPEYVFLAAAKVGGIVANNTYRADFIYENLQIQNNVIYNAYKYNVKKLMFLGSTCIYPKNCPQPIKEEYLLTGELEYTNEPYAIAKIAGINMCESFNLQYGTNFISVMPTNLYGENDNFDLEKSHVLPALIRKIHLAKALSEENFDEIRRDLNKNPIENISGNASEEDILKILKKYGVTKNQVEIWGSGKPKREFLYSDDMADACVFLMENVDFKDIVNIHYGKNTTCDITEYKTKEIRKTQINIGTGKDISIKELAEMIKDIIGFKGEFYFNTSKPDGTMRKVTDVSKLHSLGWRHKVELEDGIKKIYEWYRK, from the coding sequence ATGGATAAAAACTCAAAGATTTATGTGGCCGGCGGTACTGGACTTGTAGGAAGTGCTATTATTAGAAAGCTTAAAGAAAAAGGATATAAAAATATTGTATCTACTTATCATAACAGAAAACCAATAGATAATGAAGTAGAATGGCATAAACTTGATTTAACAAATCAAGAAAATGTAAAAGACTTTTTTGAGAGTGTGAGACCTGAATACGTTTTTCTTGCCGCGGCAAAGGTTGGGGGAATAGTTGCAAATAATACTTACAGGGCTGATTTTATATACGAAAATCTCCAAATCCAAAATAATGTAATTTATAACGCATATAAATATAATGTAAAAAAACTGATGTTTCTTGGAAGCACCTGTATTTATCCAAAAAATTGTCCTCAGCCTATAAAAGAAGAATATCTTTTAACGGGTGAACTTGAATATACAAACGAACCTTATGCAATAGCAAAAATTGCCGGGATTAATATGTGTGAGAGTTTTAATCTTCAGTACGGCACAAACTTTATATCTGTAATGCCTACAAATCTTTACGGAGAAAATGATAATTTCGACCTTGAAAAATCTCACGTATTACCGGCACTTATTAGAAAGATACACCTTGCAAAAGCACTAAGTGAAGAAAACTTTGATGAAATAAGAAGAGATTTAAATAAAAATCCAATAGAAAACATAAGTGGAAATGCAAGTGAAGAAGACATCTTAAAGATACTAAAAAAATACGGAGTTACTAAAAATCAAGTAGAAATCTGGGGAAGCGGAAAGCCAAAAAGAGAATTTTTATATTCTGATGATATGGCAGATGCGTGTGTGTTTTTAATGGAAAATGTGGATTTTAAAGATATTGTAAACATACATTATGGCAAAAACACTACATGTGACATTACCGAATACAAAACCAAAGAAATCAGAAAAACTCAAATAAATATAGGAACAGGAAAAGATATAAGCATAAAAGAACTTGCAGAAATGATAAAAGACATTATTGGATTTAAAGGTGAGTTTTATTTTAATACATCAAAGCCTGACGGAACTATGAGGAAAGTTACTGATGTTAGTAAACTTCATTCTCTTGGGTGGAGACATAAAGTTGAGCTAGAAGATGGTATTAAAAAAATTTATGAGTGGTATAGGAAGTAA
- a CDS encoding flippase: MINKLKKNFHYIEILKKGSINFIFQIIGIGLGYLFIFMLAKYFNAEGVGLFSLTYSVLTIFLLFAKFGFDLAIVKFVSEYKDDFSKLKDLYIKTLFFLIPLNLLLISIMFFLSKYIAIYIFHNEEIIRYLKLFSLLLFPITLRFINANFLRGLKSIAEYSFIQSISVYLFSVIVLFIIVQFFNYNMLDLFVAYFLGVLIAFFISYWFLIKKINFFRISRDYFFNLKTLIKVAFSMLLANSLMLVITTSDSIILGYFTSSKNVGIYNIVIKIAVATSIFMTAIMSIVSSKLIELNKENKLSQTMQFVNTIVFSLSGIIIIFIFIFKEKILMLFGKEFIAGSVALSLLLFGRLIESMSGTGNYVLQILGYETIVRNIMFIAAFLNIVLNFILIPIYGINGAAFASMISIVFWNLMYIFYIKQKLGFWNLPNLLRLKSGK, encoded by the coding sequence GTGATAAACAAACTTAAGAAAAATTTTCATTATATAGAAATTTTAAAAAAAGGAAGTATAAATTTTATTTTTCAAATCATTGGGATAGGATTGGGATATCTATTTATTTTCATGCTTGCTAAATATTTTAATGCAGAAGGTGTAGGTTTATTTTCTTTAACTTATTCTGTTCTTACTATTTTTTTATTATTTGCAAAATTTGGTTTTGATTTGGCAATTGTAAAATTTGTATCAGAATATAAAGATGACTTTTCTAAGTTAAAGGATTTGTATATAAAAACATTGTTTTTTTTAATTCCTTTAAATCTTTTATTGATTAGTATAATGTTTTTTTTGAGCAAATATATTGCGATATATATTTTTCATAATGAAGAAATTATAAGATATTTAAAACTTTTTTCTCTTTTGCTGTTTCCAATAACTTTAAGATTTATTAATGCTAATTTTTTAAGAGGACTAAAATCAATTGCTGAATACTCTTTTATTCAAAGCATAAGTGTATATTTGTTTAGTGTAATTGTTTTATTTATCATAGTACAATTCTTTAATTATAACATGTTAGATTTGTTTGTGGCTTATTTTTTAGGAGTTCTAATTGCTTTTTTTATTAGTTATTGGTTTTTAATAAAAAAAATAAATTTTTTTAGAATATCAAGGGATTATTTTTTTAATTTAAAAACTCTTATAAAAGTTGCTTTTTCTATGCTTTTGGCAAATTCTTTAATGTTAGTAATCACTACATCTGATTCGATAATTCTTGGATATTTTACTTCTTCAAAAAATGTAGGTATATATAATATTGTAATTAAAATAGCTGTAGCTACATCTATATTTATGACGGCAATTATGAGTATTGTTTCATCAAAGTTAATTGAACTGAATAAAGAAAATAAACTTTCACAAACTATGCAATTTGTAAATACAATTGTTTTTTCTTTAAGTGGAATTATAATAATATTTATTTTTATTTTTAAGGAAAAAATATTAATGCTTTTTGGTAAAGAATTTATAGCCGGAAGTGTTGCTCTTAGTTTGTTACTTTTTGGTAGGTTGATTGAGTCTATGAGTGGTACTGGTAATTATGTTTTACAAATTTTAGGATATGAAACAATTGTAAGAAATATAATGTTTATTGCAGCTTTTTTAAATATTGTTCTTAATTTTATATTGATTCCTATATATGGAATAAATGGTGCGGCATTTGCAAGTATGATTAGTATTGTGTTTTGGAATCTAATGTATATATTTTACATTAAACAAAAATTAGGCTTTTGGAATTTACCTAATTTATTAAGGTTGAAAAGTGGAAAATAA
- the gmd gene encoding GDP-mannose 4,6-dehydratase has protein sequence MSKKKALITGITGQDGSYLAELLLEKGYEVHGIKRRTSLFNTDRIDHLYKDPHEEDVNFFLHYGDMTDSMNLTRIIQEVQPDEIYNLAAQSHVAVSFEEPEYTANADGIGTLRILEAVRLLGLTDKTKIYQASTSELYGLVQEVPQSEKTPFYPRSPYAVAKLYAYWITVNYREAYNMFAVNGILFNHESPRRGETFVTRKITRGMARILLGLDKKLYLGNLSAKRDWGHAKDYVRMMWMILQYEKPEDWVIATGRTTEIREFVRLTGKYLGLNIKFEGEGVDEKGIVEGINEEKLQEVLKEANVSHPESIIEHAKSLIGKDIINVDPKYFRPTEVDLLLGDATKAKEKLGWEPKITLEEMTKEMVESDLKENYQELVLKKCGFEVPSSCGI, from the coding sequence ACAGGGATTACAGGTCAAGATGGGAGTTATTTAGCAGAGTTGTTGTTGGAAAAAGGGTATGAAGTTCATGGAATAAAAAGAAGAACTTCACTTTTTAATACGGATAGAATAGATCATTTATATAAAGATCCTCATGAAGAAGATGTAAATTTCTTTTTGCATTATGGAGATATGACAGACAGTATGAACCTAACTAGAATTATTCAAGAAGTTCAACCGGATGAAATATATAACTTAGCAGCTCAGTCACATGTAGCGGTAAGCTTTGAAGAGCCTGAATATACGGCAAATGCTGATGGTATTGGGACACTTAGAATACTTGAGGCAGTAAGACTTCTAGGACTTACAGATAAAACAAAAATATATCAAGCGTCAACTTCAGAGCTTTATGGGCTAGTACAAGAAGTACCTCAAAGTGAAAAAACACCTTTTTATCCGAGAAGTCCTTATGCGGTAGCTAAACTATACGCTTATTGGATTACAGTAAATTATAGAGAAGCGTATAATATGTTTGCTGTTAATGGAATTCTTTTTAATCACGAAAGTCCAAGAAGAGGTGAGACATTTGTAACCAGAAAAATTACAAGAGGTATGGCAAGAATCCTTTTAGGACTTGATAAAAAGCTATATCTTGGAAATCTAAGTGCCAAAAGAGACTGGGGACATGCAAAAGATTATGTAAGAATGATGTGGATGATACTTCAGTATGAAAAACCTGAAGACTGGGTAATAGCTACTGGTAGAACTACAGAAATTAGAGAATTTGTAAGACTTACCGGAAAATATTTAGGTCTTAATATAAAATTTGAGGGTGAAGGTGTTGATGAAAAAGGAATAGTAGAAGGTATAAATGAAGAAAAATTACAAGAAGTTTTAAAAGAGGCAAATGTTTCTCATCCTGAGAGTATAATAGAGCATGCAAAAAGTTTAATCGGAAAAGATATTATTAACGTAGACCCGAAATATTTTAGACCGACAGAAGTAGATTTACTTCTTGGTGATGCGACAAAAGCTAAAGAAAAGCTTGGATGGGAACCGAAAATTACTCTTGAAGAGATGACAAAAGAAATGGTAGAGAGTGATTTAAAAGAAAACTATCAAGAACTTGTTCTTAAAAAATGCGGATTTGAAGTACCAAGCAGTTGCGGTATTTAA